The following are encoded together in the Adhaeribacter arboris genome:
- a CDS encoding sulfatase family protein gives MKNFKNFAALGVLYLLFAGVFYSFRQKETKKPNIIVVVTDDHRWDALGTMGNKIIQTPHLDKLARKGLLFKNAYVTTAICMVSRASMLSGQYLSRHKINEFTTDFSKEAVEQTYPILLKKAGYKIGFINKYGVGQKNQPTDYFDYWTCTPKLQPDYEMHDEAGNFIHNTDQTDRDIQDFLNKFGQKEPFCLSVGFKAPHEQDGDPPRFIVQEKFKNLYQNVTIPTPETADPKYWNSFPAFFKNDKNIARVRWKPLFSTPELAQETTKNYYRLITGVDEVIGNMVAKLEKLGIADNTVIIFIGDNGFYLGEHGLKGKWFGHEESIRVPLIIYDPRQLNSLKGKAINEIALNIDIAPTILKLANQPIPAQMQGLDLLAVAAHKPGTSRPNFFYEHTFMGSPRLPKVEGVVSREMKYMNFIEHGYEELYDLKKDPQEKQNLAANPTYQAQLQKLRLRYQQLKQEVQ, from the coding sequence ATGAAAAATTTTAAAAATTTTGCGGCTTTAGGAGTTCTTTACTTGCTGTTCGCGGGTGTTTTTTACTCGTTTCGGCAAAAAGAAACGAAAAAGCCTAATATTATTGTGGTGGTAACCGACGATCACCGCTGGGATGCCTTGGGCACCATGGGCAACAAAATAATCCAAACTCCTCACCTGGACAAACTGGCGCGGAAAGGTTTATTATTTAAAAATGCGTACGTTACCACGGCTATTTGCATGGTAAGCCGGGCCAGTATGCTCAGCGGGCAGTACTTATCGCGGCATAAAATCAACGAATTCACCACCGATTTCAGTAAAGAAGCCGTGGAGCAAACTTATCCTATTTTACTCAAAAAAGCAGGGTACAAAATTGGCTTTATCAACAAATACGGGGTGGGGCAGAAAAATCAACCGACAGATTACTTCGATTATTGGACCTGCACCCCCAAACTGCAACCCGACTACGAAATGCACGACGAAGCGGGTAACTTTATTCATAACACCGATCAAACTGACCGTGACATTCAGGATTTTTTAAATAAGTTTGGGCAAAAAGAGCCTTTTTGTTTATCGGTGGGCTTTAAAGCGCCGCATGAGCAAGACGGCGATCCGCCGCGGTTTATTGTGCAGGAAAAATTTAAAAATTTATACCAAAATGTAACCATCCCCACTCCCGAAACCGCCGACCCCAAGTATTGGAACAGCTTTCCGGCGTTTTTTAAGAACGATAAAAACATTGCCCGCGTCCGCTGGAAGCCTTTATTTTCTACTCCAGAGTTAGCCCAGGAAACCACCAAAAATTACTACCGTTTAATTACCGGCGTCGACGAAGTAATCGGCAATATGGTAGCCAAACTGGAAAAACTGGGCATTGCCGATAATACCGTTATTATTTTCATCGGCGACAACGGCTTTTATTTAGGCGAACACGGCCTGAAAGGCAAATGGTTTGGCCACGAAGAATCTATCCGGGTGCCTTTAATCATTTACGATCCCCGGCAGCTCAACTCATTAAAAGGCAAAGCTATAAATGAAATAGCCTTAAATATTGATATTGCTCCCACTATTTTAAAGTTAGCGAACCAGCCCATTCCTGCTCAGATGCAAGGTCTGGATTTACTGGCCGTAGCCGCGCATAAACCGGGAACCTCCCGGCCAAATTTCTTTTACGAGCATACTTTTATGGGCAGTCCGCGTTTGCCGAAAGTAGAAGGGGTAGTGAGCCGGGAAATGAAGTACATGAATTTTATCGAACACGGGTACGAAGAATTGTACGATTTAAAAAAAGACCCGCAGGAAAAGCAAAATCTGGCTGCTAATCCTACCTATCAAGCCCAATTGCAAAAGTTACGCTTACGTTACCAGCAATTAAAACAAGAGGTGCAGTAA
- a CDS encoding DUF4468 domain-containing protein, with product MSILTRVKLFWLIFFLLPVNLIAQFLPRDITSGKFYYSEEVLVKDGPQQDLYHRAKSWFASLGQNKKTLRQDDSVNGMVIGDIRSIISVFDGHQNQKFKLGYTVHVQLTDDRYWLSLTDFQLQNLSLLKESGSAKETPINNQPLEAWLKPQSQVNLKDKEPIYMKGLENAVYKSIFTQLKDLKAHML from the coding sequence ATGAGTATACTTACCCGGGTTAAACTTTTTTGGTTGATTTTCTTTCTTTTACCGGTTAACTTAATTGCCCAATTTTTACCCCGGGATATAACATCCGGCAAATTCTATTATTCCGAAGAAGTGCTGGTAAAAGATGGCCCGCAGCAGGATTTATACCATCGGGCAAAATCCTGGTTTGCCTCTCTTGGTCAAAATAAAAAAACTTTGCGGCAGGATGATAGCGTTAACGGAATGGTAATAGGAGATATTCGTTCTATCATTTCCGTTTTTGACGGCCACCAAAATCAGAAATTTAAATTAGGGTACACGGTACACGTACAATTAACCGATGACCGTTACTGGCTAAGTTTAACCGATTTTCAGTTACAAAATTTATCTTTATTAAAAGAATCCGGCTCAGCTAAAGAGACACCAATAAACAATCAACCCCTGGAAGCCTGGCTAAAACCCCAAAGTCAGGTAAATTTAAAAGACAAAGAGCCAATTTATATGAAAGGGTTAGAGAATGCGGTTTATAAAAGTATATTTACTCAATTAAAAGATTTAAAAGCGCATATGCTTTAG
- a CDS encoding NAD(P)H-dependent oxidoreductase → MKPNDENAKLPVAERPFRILIISGSDRRQYNCPGVNSKSRTLMLQMAEMLPPEWEVDYEDLGNVYGRARIQSCNACASTSMALCVWPCNCYEKNSSSEPDLLWDLDMYARLDMADAWAIIGPINWYGPTSNLKLMFDRLVCMNGGNPDENSIDHKDPEKAMALEHQEKWQHMSQNHLEGRTAAFFCYGDEGADEMDETGRPKILRHKHYFNPENEPFTREREAYAPLVWQCRYGGVEVPDNLWVHGTTGKGRKYSDNQAEHMIQETEFMATFNQWVQDFTAFVAQKGKVPPNQYRAYGYKRPQNVLKELKTGIRSWKLRFGLAPEDSSNQAQKDLGLNNDTTLTPQKSEGEKLRNK, encoded by the coding sequence ATGAAGCCTAACGATGAAAATGCCAAACTGCCGGTTGCAGAAAGACCCTTTCGGATATTGATTATTTCGGGCTCGGACCGGAGACAGTATAATTGTCCGGGGGTAAATAGCAAATCCAGAACCTTAATGCTGCAAATGGCAGAAATGCTGCCCCCGGAATGGGAAGTGGATTACGAAGATTTAGGTAATGTTTATGGCCGCGCCCGGATTCAAAGCTGCAACGCGTGCGCCTCTACTTCTATGGCGCTGTGCGTATGGCCGTGCAACTGCTACGAGAAAAACAGCTCTTCCGAACCCGATTTACTCTGGGACCTGGATATGTACGCGCGCCTGGATATGGCCGATGCCTGGGCCATTATTGGTCCGATAAACTGGTACGGCCCGACCAGTAATTTAAAATTAATGTTCGACCGGCTGGTTTGCATGAACGGCGGCAATCCCGATGAAAATTCCATTGACCACAAAGACCCGGAAAAAGCCATGGCCCTGGAGCACCAGGAAAAATGGCAGCACATGAGCCAAAACCACCTGGAGGGCCGAACCGCCGCTTTTTTCTGTTACGGCGACGAAGGCGCCGATGAAATGGACGAAACCGGCCGGCCTAAAATCCTGCGCCACAAACATTATTTTAACCCGGAGAATGAGCCTTTTACGCGCGAGCGCGAGGCGTATGCCCCATTAGTCTGGCAGTGCCGGTACGGCGGCGTGGAAGTACCGGATAATTTGTGGGTTCATGGCACCACTGGCAAAGGCCGGAAATACAGCGACAACCAGGCCGAACACATGATTCAGGAAACTGAATTTATGGCTACCTTTAACCAGTGGGTGCAAGACTTTACCGCTTTTGTAGCCCAAAAAGGCAAAGTACCTCCCAATCAATACCGGGCTTATGGCTATAAAAGACCTCAGAATGTACTTAAAGAACTAAAAACAGGTATTCGCTCCTGGAAATTACGCTTCGGATTAGCGCCGGAAGATTCTTCTAACCAGGCCCAAAAAGACCTGGGTCTAAATAACGATACTACCTTAACCCCTCAAAAAAGCGAAGGAGAAAAATTAAGGAATAAATAA
- a CDS encoding sulfatase family protein, giving the protein MKQFAILLIVAGLFSFTLTSSLKTGAPPPARKPNIVFIVVDQWRAQATGYTGDKNVQTPNLDKLASQSLNLKNAVSGMPVCTPYRASLLTGQYPLTTGVFMNDVMLDTTKTTLAKVFKKEGYQTGFIGKWHIDGHGRTSYIPENRRQGFNYWKALECTHNYNQSPYYAGNSDKKLFWEGYDAIAQTTDAIQFIKEQAQKPNPFMLFLSIGPPHDPYQTAPENYKKLYADKEIKINPNVPQEFREKATKDLKGYYAHVTAIDDCMGQVWETLKQTGIEKNTILVFTADHGDLLGAHGSWNKQQPYEESIRVPFLVHYPAVFGNTQKTSPILINTPDIMPTLLSLTNTKIPASVEGVDFSGVLKGTAKDKVTHTVISCVQPFGQWNRSKGGREYRGLVTTQYTYARDLKGPWLLFDNTKDPFQQNNLVGQPAFAETQQKLDNLLSATLKQRKDDFKPGMEYVKQWNYVVDETETVPYNKINFEGKPILE; this is encoded by the coding sequence ATGAAACAGTTCGCGATTTTATTGATTGTGGCGGGGCTATTTAGTTTTACCCTGACTTCTTCATTAAAAACCGGTGCCCCGCCACCTGCCCGCAAGCCCAATATTGTTTTTATTGTGGTAGATCAATGGCGGGCGCAGGCTACGGGTTATACCGGCGATAAAAATGTACAAACACCTAATTTAGATAAGCTGGCCAGCCAAAGCCTTAATCTTAAAAATGCCGTATCCGGAATGCCGGTTTGTACACCTTACCGGGCTTCGTTATTAACGGGCCAATACCCTTTAACTACCGGCGTTTTTATGAACGATGTAATGCTGGATACGACCAAAACCACTCTGGCCAAAGTTTTTAAAAAAGAAGGCTACCAAACAGGCTTTATTGGAAAATGGCACATCGACGGGCACGGCCGCACCAGTTACATTCCGGAAAACCGCCGCCAGGGCTTTAATTACTGGAAAGCGCTGGAATGTACCCATAACTACAATCAATCACCTTATTATGCCGGTAATTCCGATAAGAAGCTGTTCTGGGAAGGTTATGATGCTATTGCGCAAACTACCGATGCTATTCAGTTTATAAAGGAGCAAGCCCAAAAACCAAATCCGTTTATGCTGTTTCTTTCCATTGGTCCGCCGCACGATCCGTACCAGACCGCCCCGGAAAACTACAAAAAGCTGTACGCCGATAAAGAAATTAAAATAAACCCGAATGTGCCGCAGGAGTTTCGCGAAAAAGCTACCAAAGACTTAAAAGGCTATTACGCCCACGTTACCGCCATTGATGATTGCATGGGCCAAGTATGGGAAACCTTAAAACAAACCGGCATTGAGAAAAATACGATTCTGGTGTTTACCGCCGACCACGGTGATTTGCTGGGTGCGCACGGTTCCTGGAATAAACAACAACCCTACGAAGAAAGCATCCGGGTACCCTTCCTGGTTCATTATCCGGCTGTTTTCGGCAATACCCAAAAAACATCTCCTATTCTGATTAACACGCCCGATATTATGCCTACTTTACTCAGTCTGACCAATACCAAAATTCCGGCTTCGGTAGAAGGAGTAGATTTTTCGGGCGTTTTAAAGGGTACTGCCAAAGATAAAGTAACGCATACGGTAATCTCATGTGTGCAGCCTTTCGGGCAATGGAACCGCTCGAAAGGCGGGCGCGAATACCGTGGCCTGGTAACCACCCAGTACACTTACGCGCGCGACCTGAAAGGTCCTTGGCTGTTATTCGATAATACGAAAGATCCGTTCCAGCAAAATAATCTGGTAGGCCAGCCGGCTTTTGCCGAAACGCAGCAAAAACTGGATAACTTACTCTCAGCTACTCTAAAACAGCGCAAAGATGATTTTAAGCCCGGTATGGAGTACGTAAAACAATGGAATTACGTGGTAGACGAAACCGAAACGGTACCTTATAACAAAATCAACTTCGAAGGAAAACCGATTCTCGAATAA
- a CDS encoding TIGR04283 family arsenosugar biosynthesis glycosyltransferase encodes MISVIIPTYNESEHIVNTIQALYKKGAVSAISEVLVVDGGSTDNTVQKAAATGAIVIISKKKGRAVQLNYAAAQAKGSILYFLHADTIPPAGFTSDIIQSVQAGYNSGCFLLSFDRNHWFLKANCWFTRFPAVFFRFGDQSLYVTKKDFEKVGGYNEAHRVLEDQEIIKRLKKISRFTIIKKPVLTSARKYVNNGIYKTQGIFFLIYGLYCLGFSQNRLVSTYKKLILEDKM; translated from the coding sequence ATGATAAGTGTCATAATACCTACTTACAACGAAAGCGAGCACATTGTAAATACCATTCAAGCTTTATATAAAAAAGGAGCCGTTAGTGCTATTTCGGAGGTACTAGTAGTGGATGGAGGCAGTACGGATAACACCGTACAAAAGGCCGCTGCCACTGGAGCAATCGTAATTATTAGTAAGAAAAAAGGCCGGGCGGTACAGTTAAACTATGCCGCTGCTCAGGCAAAAGGATCTATTCTGTACTTCCTGCATGCCGATACCATTCCTCCGGCGGGATTTACCAGCGATATTATTCAATCCGTTCAAGCGGGGTATAACAGCGGCTGCTTTCTCTTGAGTTTTGATAGGAACCATTGGTTTTTAAAAGCTAATTGCTGGTTTACCCGGTTCCCGGCAGTTTTTTTCCGTTTTGGCGATCAAAGCTTGTATGTAACCAAAAAAGATTTTGAAAAAGTAGGGGGTTATAATGAAGCCCATCGCGTTTTAGAAGACCAGGAAATTATTAAACGTTTAAAAAAAATCAGCCGATTTACTATCATCAAAAAGCCAGTTCTAACTTCTGCCCGTAAATATGTAAACAATGGTATTTATAAAACCCAGGGTATTTTTTTTCTGATTTATGGCCTATACTGCCTCGGATTTTCGCAGAACAGGTTAGTCAGTACCTACAAGAAATTGATTTTAGAAGACAAAATGTAG